Below is a window of Agrobacterium vitis DNA.
TCGAAGCGCGGGCGCTGCATGCCGAAGGTGTGGTTACTGATCTTATCCGTAACCGAAACCTTGATAATAAACACAACTCCTATACCGCCATCGTTCGCTTTACCGATGCAAATGGCGAGCAGCAGGAAATGGCCGACCGGGTGTGGTCTAATCCGCCACGTTTTGGCAAAGGCGATCAGGTGGATGTACTCTATGATCCGCAATCGCCAAGACATGCGATCATCAATGACGCCTGGGGCCGATATTTCATTCCCGCTATGTTTTCGGGCCTCGGATTGCTCTGTGCCGTGCTTGGTGGAGTCTTCCTGATCGTTTTGATTGCCAAGAGCCGGAAAAATGCCTGGTTGAGGCGCTTTGGCAAGCCGATCGAAGCCGAATTCCTGCAGGTAATTCAGGATCAGAAGCTGAACGTTAACGGCGTGTTTCCGTTTCGGGTCGTGGCCCAAGGACCCGACCCGAAAACCGGGCAGTTGCGGCGCTACCGAAGCGGTCCTATCTGGGTCGATCCGACGGAGCAGTTGAAGGGCCGCAAGCTGCGGGTGCTGGTCGATCCGGCCAAGCCGAAACGCCATTTGATCGACCTGTCCGGCATCCTTGCCGAACCGGCCTGATAGAAAAGACGGGCTAAGCCTTCGCCGACCCTCACATGTCGCTGCCGGACCGTGCCCAGTCCATATAGAGATCCAGTGCCTTGCGGGTCACGGGGCCTTCCTGATAATCGCGGCCGTCAAGCCTGGAGACCGGGGCGATCTTCGAATAATTTCCGCTGGTGAACACTTCGTCGGCTCCGAGGAAATCGGCGACGCTGAGCGTGACTTCCTGCACGTCGAAGCCCGCCTGGCGCAGCAGGGTGATGACACGCGAACGGGTGATACCGGCCAGGAACGTCCGGTTGGGGATCGGAGTCAGCACCACGCCGTCCTTGACCATGAAGATATTGGAGGAGGCGGTTTCCGCCACATTGCCATTCATGTCCAGCGCCAGCGCATTGTCAAAACCACGGGCGCGGGCCTCGAGAATCATCCGGCCGGAATTGGGGTAGAGGCTACCGGCCTTGGCATCGGTCATCGCGCATTCGGGCGAGGGGCGACGGAAGGGAGACACGGTCAGCGTGTGCGGCGTGGCTGTGTGCATCGGCGCCTCGAACAGGCAGAGCGCAAAGCGGGTGGAGGCAGCATCCGGGGCAACGACCGAGCCCGGCGCGCCATGTTCAGCCCAATACATCGGCTTGATATAGATCGCGGTCTTGCCATCGAACTTGGCAACCCCTTCGCGCGCCAGCCGCTCGATGTCCTCGGCGCTCATGGTTGGCTGCATATGCATGGCCAAAGCTGAACGGTTGATCCGCTGGCAATGCAGGTCGAGGTCGGGCGCGATCCCGTCGAACCAGCGCGCGCCGTCAAACACCGTCGAGCCCAGCCACATGGCATGGGATGTCGGCCCGATCAGCGGTGGATTGCCCGACAGCCATTCGCCATCGACATAGGTCCAGGTAGGGGTGCGCGGGGTGGTATCGACGGCCATTCTCAGTCTCCGGATCGTATTTGGCGGCAAAAGACAAGCTGCACCGCGCAACGTCAAGGAGAAAATGCAAAGGGCATGCAGCACTTACCCCCAAAAATGGCCGGTCGGCCACCCTGGTCTCGCACAGACGGCGCGTCGTTCGAAATGTCTCCATGAATACAGTGGGATGACGATCAGTCGTTGCAGAGTTCACTGATGGCTTCGGTGTTTTGCCATTAAAGTTGTGGTTGATTTTTTTACTACCTAAGGAAAGTGTAGCCTTTTCGCGATTCCCTTGCTTTTCTTAAGGAGATTTCATGCAAAGTGCTCGATGGCGTTGCCTTGTGGCCGCCGCTTTCCTTGGCCCGATATGCCCAGCCCTGGCGCAGGA
It encodes the following:
- a CDS encoding branched-chain amino acid aminotransferase, which codes for MAVDTTPRTPTWTYVDGEWLSGNPPLIGPTSHAMWLGSTVFDGARWFDGIAPDLDLHCQRINRSALAMHMQPTMSAEDIERLAREGVAKFDGKTAIYIKPMYWAEHGAPGSVVAPDAASTRFALCLFEAPMHTATPHTLTVSPFRRPSPECAMTDAKAGSLYPNSGRMILEARARGFDNALALDMNGNVAETASSNIFMVKDGVVLTPIPNRTFLAGITRSRVITLLRQAGFDVQEVTLSVADFLGADEVFTSGNYSKIAPVSRLDGRDYQEGPVTRKALDLYMDWARSGSDM
- a CDS encoding DUF3592 domain-containing protein — its product is MEKVIKWGGVFFLMTGLTFVAVDGGIYYYDRQFEARALHAEGVVTDLIRNRNLDNKHNSYTAIVRFTDANGEQQEMADRVWSNPPRFGKGDQVDVLYDPQSPRHAIINDAWGRYFIPAMFSGLGLLCAVLGGVFLIVLIAKSRKNAWLRRFGKPIEAEFLQVIQDQKLNVNGVFPFRVVAQGPDPKTGQLRRYRSGPIWVDPTEQLKGRKLRVLVDPAKPKRHLIDLSGILAEPA